The Limnospira fusiformis SAG 85.79 genomic interval CGTCTAAACTAATACTAAACAGCAGAGTCAAAGTAATATGAACGCTTTGTTACCGAGAATTTTAAAGTCTGCTTACCGCAGAGAACCAATTGTCAGTTTTGTGATTACAGTTGGGGCGGTTGATACTGTAATTGGTGGTGTAACTGCGAGTTTACCGCTGTTGAGTCTCGGTCTGGGAACCGTGGGAGTAGCGGTAGCCTGGCGTTGGTGGCTTATACAGCGATCGCCAGTGGAACAACAAACCGAAACCGCGCCGGAATACTATTTACCGCCGAGTGGTTCCCGTCCTTCCTTACCTATGCTGACTCAGAATAAAAAGCCTCGTCCTCCCTACTAATGAGTTAGGTTGGGGGTTGATAAGTTGCTGAAAATTGGAGAGGTAGCGGCCGAAAGTGGTTTATCGGTGAAAACAATTCGCTACTATGATGATATTGGGTTACTCTGGCCGACTGTTGATCGTAGCAGGTCGGGTTATCGGCTATTTGCTCCGGAAGTATTGACCCGACTGGCATTTATTAAACGCGCGCAAGGGTTGGGGTTGAGTTTGGCGGAAATTGCGGAAATTCTGAAAATTCGCGATCGTGGTGACATTCCCTGTGACCAAGTGAAGCAGCGTTTACAAGCTAAGGTAGCGGATATTAATCAACAAATTATCGCCCTAGAAGGCTTGAAGGGAGAACTTCAGGAGTTACTGAGTCAGTGGGAAGATCAGCCGTCAGCGAGTCGCATGGCTGATACTATTTGCCCCAATATTCAACTGAAACCCTAAAATCAAAAGAGGGAAGGATCATTTATCCTTCCCCTGAATTGGTGATTTTGGGTTTTGGTGTTGGTGTTGGTCTTTGGGTTGGTTGGTTTGGAGTTGTTTACGCAACTGTTGCTGTTGTTTTTTTAGCTGTCGCATTCTAGCCGCACCACCTTTACCTTTGTGGTTGCGCCCTTGGCGACGCGGGGACTCCCAGCGCTTTAGTTGTTGTGCCATGGGGTTATATTATTATTTTTAGGATAATACCTATAGTGTAACTGAGTTGTGCGAGACGTTCAGGCATCAAATAGGGCTGCAATGCCCGAAAATATAGCACAAGACAGAACACTTAGGACGTATAATGGAGAGGACGAGATGACTAAGAAGACCCAAAATGCCAGCCCCCTATAGTTACGACCTCAGACAAAAAGTTATTGATGCCATTGAACTAGACGGTATGCCCAAAACAGAAGCCAGTCAAGTTTTCCATGTCAGCAGGAACATCATTAATCTCTGGCTGCAAAGAAAAGCACAGACCGGAGACTTCCTCCCTAAACCTCATCACCGACCTGGCAATAACCACAAAATTACCGACTGGCAGAAATTCAAGGCTTTTGCCCAAGAGCATGGCCACAAAACCTCCGCTCAAATGGCTGAACTTTGGGATGACGACATCTCTCCTCGCACCATATCCAGAGCCTTGAAGAAAATTGGCTTCACCAGAAAAAAAAACTTACGGCTACCAAGAACGTGATGAGCAACAGCGAGAGGAGTTTATGACTCAGATTGAACAGATGGAGCCGGAAGGGTTGGTTTACCTCGATGAAGCTGGCATGAACCTACATTCCGCAGGTTGACAGGGAATAAAAGATATGGTGCTAGTCTAGGCTAGAAAGGGTTCCTTCGAGCGGTAGGCTCTGGCGATGCAGATTAAAAATTTAGACCATCTGGGTTTAGTGGCTGGAGTGATTGACGAACTTGGCCTGGTCGAGTTGACGGATAAGCGGATTGAACCTCATAGCTTGGAGCATGTGAGTGCCGGACAAGTGGTTAAAGCCATGATTTTGAACGCCCTAGGCTTTCTCAGTGCACCGTTGTATTTATTCAGCGAGTTTTTTGAGAGTAAAGCGGTGTCTCATCTGCTCGG includes:
- a CDS encoding heavy metal-responsive transcriptional regulator, whose amino-acid sequence is MGVDKLLKIGEVAAESGLSVKTIRYYDDIGLLWPTVDRSRSGYRLFAPEVLTRLAFIKRAQGLGLSLAEIAEILKIRDRGDIPCDQVKQRLQAKVADINQQIIALEGLKGELQELLSQWEDQPSASRMADTICPNIQLKP